In a genomic window of Arachnia rubra:
- a CDS encoding IS30 family transposase, which produces MLTVTDRAGIARGLAEGCGLREIARRIGRDVSVVSREVARNQGETGYKCVAADVAAQRRRARPKPRKIDADLVLKQRVIADLRRSRTPRQIAGRLRAEAGGDRLEPCQGSPTAQGASVSHEAIYTWIYAMPKKTLREHGVMLGSKRTSRQSRRRLGERKSPIVGMVSIDQRPQEVTGRKVPGHWEGDLIIGAYGRTAAITLVERTTRFVTILALPKGKNADGVCDALIDHITGLPELMKGTLTWDQGSEMARHAAFTMATQMPVYFAHPHSPWERGSNENTNRLIRDYLPKGTPIPQHQPYLTAIAEELNERPRATLGYLTPREAFQKLLVASTT; this is translated from the coding sequence TTGTTGACGGTGACGGATCGGGCTGGGATCGCGAGGGGCTTGGCGGAGGGGTGTGGGTTACGTGAGATTGCTCGGCGGATTGGTAGGGATGTGTCGGTGGTTTCGCGGGAAGTGGCCCGGAATCAGGGTGAGACGGGGTACAAGTGTGTGGCTGCTGATGTAGCTGCGCAGCGGCGGCGTGCCCGGCCCAAGCCCCGCAAGATTGATGCTGATCTGGTGTTGAAGCAGCGGGTGATTGCTGATCTTCGGAGGTCTCGTACACCACGTCAGATCGCGGGAAGATTACGTGCTGAGGCTGGGGGTGACAGGCTTGAACCGTGTCAGGGTTCCCCCACGGCCCAAGGAGCGAGCGTGTCTCATGAAGCGATCTACACCTGGATTTATGCGATGCCGAAGAAGACGCTGCGGGAGCACGGTGTCATGCTCGGGTCGAAACGCACTAGCCGTCAGTCCCGGCGTCGTTTGGGTGAGCGGAAATCCCCGATTGTGGGAATGGTCAGTATCGATCAGCGGCCTCAGGAGGTTACAGGACGGAAGGTTCCCGGTCATTGGGAAGGAGACTTGATCATCGGCGCCTACGGCAGAACAGCCGCGATCACCCTCGTCGAACGAACCACCCGGTTCGTCACGATCCTCGCCCTGCCGAAGGGCAAGAACGCAGACGGGGTGTGTGACGCCCTGATCGACCACATCACTGGGCTGCCCGAATTGATGAAGGGCACCCTGACCTGGGATCAGGGCTCTGAGATGGCCCGGCACGCCGCGTTCACCATGGCCACCCAGATGCCGGTGTACTTCGCCCATCCCCACTCTCCCTGGGAACGCGGCAGCAATGAGAACACCAACCGACTCATCCGTGACTACCTACCCAAAGGCACTCCCATCCCCCAACACCAGCCCTATCTCACAGCCATCGCCGAAGAACTGAACGAACGCCCCCGAGCCACCCTCGGCTACCTCACCCCACGAGAAGCTTTCCAGAAACTACTCGTTGCTTCCACCACTTGA
- a CDS encoding IS30 family transposase: MLVKEGLLVRRLLTVTDRAGIARGLAEGCGLREIARRIGRDVSVVSREVARNQGETGYKCVAADVAAQRRRARPKPRKIDADLVLKQRVIADLRRSRTPRQIAGRLRAEAGGDRLEPCQGSPTAQGASVSHEAIYTWIYAMPKKTLREHGVMLGSKRTSRQSRRRLGERKSPIVGMVSIDQRPQEVTGRKVPGHWEGDLIIGAYGRTAAITLVERTTRFVTILALPKGKNADGVCDALIDHITGLPELMKGTLTWDQGSEMARHAAFTMATQMPVYFAHPHSPWERGSNENTNRLIRDYLPKGTPIPQHQPYLTAIAEELNERPRATLGYLTPREVFQKLLVASTT; the protein is encoded by the coding sequence GTGCTTGTTAAGGAGGGGTTGTTGGTGCGGCGGTTGTTGACGGTGACGGATCGGGCTGGGATCGCGAGGGGCTTGGCGGAGGGGTGTGGGTTACGTGAGATTGCTCGGCGGATTGGTAGGGATGTGTCGGTGGTTTCGCGGGAAGTGGCCCGGAATCAGGGTGAGACGGGGTACAAGTGTGTGGCTGCTGATGTAGCTGCGCAGCGGCGGCGTGCCCGGCCCAAGCCCCGCAAGATTGATGCTGATCTGGTGTTGAAGCAGCGGGTGATTGCTGATCTTCGGAGGTCTCGTACACCACGTCAGATCGCGGGAAGATTACGTGCTGAGGCTGGGGGTGACAGGCTTGAACCGTGTCAGGGTTCCCCCACGGCCCAAGGAGCGAGCGTGTCTCATGAAGCGATCTACACCTGGATTTATGCGATGCCGAAGAAGACGCTGCGGGAGCACGGTGTCATGCTCGGGTCGAAACGCACTAGCCGTCAGTCCCGGCGTCGTTTGGGTGAGCGGAAATCCCCGATTGTGGGAATGGTCAGTATCGATCAGCGGCCTCAGGAGGTTACAGGACGGAAGGTTCCCGGTCATTGGGAAGGAGACTTGATCATCGGCGCCTACGGCAGAACAGCCGCGATCACCCTCGTCGAACGAACCACCCGGTTCGTCACGATCCTCGCCCTGCCGAAGGGCAAGAACGCAGACGGGGTGTGTGACGCCCTGATCGACCACATCACTGGGCTGCCCGAATTGATGAAGGGCACCCTGACCTGGGATCAGGGCTCTGAGATGGCCCGGCACGCCGCGTTCACCATGGCCACCCAGATGCCGGTGTACTTCGCCCATCCCCACTCTCCCTGGGAACGCGGCAGCAATGAGAACACCAACCGACTCATCCGTGACTACCTACCCAAAGGCACTCCCATCCCCCAACACCAGCCCTATCTCACAGCCATCGCCGAAGAACTGAACGAACGCCCCCGAGCCACCCTCGGCTACCTCACCCCACGAGAAGTCTTCCAGAAACTACTCGTTGCTTCCACCACTTGA
- a CDS encoding multidrug effflux MFS transporter: MSDSAGETSLRSVFPVTLLVALAALAAVGPLATDTYLPAFAQMATDLKASASGIQLTMTTFLVGIAAGQLLIGMLSDRFGRRPLLVWGTLLALAAGIGTVVAPGLVTLLAARFLQGLGGAAGMVLGRAVISDRARGATATQALSVVMAIQGVAPVVAPILGGVLMDFIGWRGIMAVVAGFTLVMLLMVLAWVPESLPSQDRSSGGLKELARGTRELMRDGIFVRLVSVNALVFALLMCFLSAAPFILKNVLGMATGPYTLVFGACGLTVTVSVGIAGSLVRRVPPARQVRIGLTAQLVVDLVFAGVCLAWLGSPTRSTPLLVAVIALALAHVACLGLCFGNLPALALERTGHRAGTGSALLGFIQFAAGGLASPLVGLSGEESGAAFGVVIVIVAVAANAVALLGLQDRGSSS; encoded by the coding sequence ATGAGTGATTCCGCAGGTGAGACTTCCCTGCGTTCTGTTTTCCCCGTCACATTGCTGGTGGCCTTGGCAGCCTTGGCTGCTGTGGGCCCGCTGGCCACCGACACGTACCTTCCCGCCTTCGCGCAGATGGCCACCGACCTGAAGGCGAGCGCATCGGGCATCCAGCTGACCATGACGACGTTCCTGGTCGGCATCGCCGCTGGGCAGCTGCTGATCGGGATGCTCTCAGATCGTTTTGGCCGGCGTCCGCTGCTGGTGTGGGGAACGCTGCTGGCTTTGGCAGCTGGCATTGGCACGGTGGTGGCCCCTGGGCTAGTGACGTTGCTGGCCGCCCGGTTCCTCCAGGGCCTAGGCGGCGCGGCGGGCATGGTGCTGGGACGCGCCGTCATCTCCGACCGCGCCCGGGGTGCCACCGCCACCCAGGCGCTTAGCGTCGTGATGGCGATCCAGGGCGTCGCCCCCGTCGTGGCGCCGATCCTGGGCGGGGTGCTGATGGATTTCATCGGCTGGCGCGGGATCATGGCGGTGGTCGCGGGGTTCACCCTGGTGATGCTGCTGATGGTGCTTGCCTGGGTGCCCGAGTCTCTCCCATCGCAAGACCGTTCCTCCGGCGGGCTGAAGGAGCTGGCACGGGGTACCCGAGAGCTGATGCGCGATGGGATCTTCGTGCGCCTGGTGAGTGTCAATGCCCTCGTCTTCGCCCTGCTGATGTGTTTCCTGTCAGCGGCGCCATTCATCCTGAAGAACGTCCTGGGCATGGCGACAGGGCCCTACACCCTGGTGTTCGGCGCCTGTGGGCTGACGGTGACGGTGTCCGTTGGGATCGCAGGCTCCCTGGTGCGGCGGGTCCCGCCTGCCAGGCAGGTCCGCATCGGTTTGACGGCCCAGCTGGTGGTTGACCTGGTGTTCGCCGGGGTCTGCCTGGCCTGGCTGGGCTCACCGACCCGGTCCACGCCGCTCCTGGTCGCGGTGATCGCACTCGCCTTGGCGCATGTGGCCTGCCTGGGCCTGTGTTTCGGGAATCTGCCGGCCCTGGCTCTGGAACGCACCGGCCACCGGGCAGGGACAGGGTCAGCTCTGCTGGGTTTCATCCAGTTCGCCGCCGGCGGGCTGGCGAGTCCGCTCGTGGGGCTGAGCGGCGAGGAATCGGGGGCGGCCTTCGGGGTGGTGATCGTGATCGTCGCAGTCGCAGCGAATGCGGTCGCGCTGCTGGGGCTGCAAGACCGTGGAAGTTCCAGTTGA
- a CDS encoding type II toxin-antitoxin system death-on-curing family toxin: MTSYLTLEDLLALADDLGVGPVRDVGLLESAVHRPQTVVWGHEAYPSLTEKAAVLLEASIQNHGLVDGNKRLGWLATVVFLGLNNITLDAPDDEAFDLVMAIASTGLNRARIAAALADWRYPDPAQRSSR; this comes from the coding sequence GTGACCAGCTACCTCACCCTTGAGGATCTCCTAGCCCTGGCTGACGACCTGGGTGTCGGCCCAGTTCGTGATGTGGGGCTGCTGGAGTCTGCGGTTCATCGTCCACAGACCGTAGTGTGGGGTCACGAGGCATACCCCAGCCTGACCGAGAAGGCAGCCGTCCTGCTGGAGGCCAGCATCCAGAATCACGGCCTGGTCGACGGCAATAAACGCCTGGGCTGGCTGGCAACTGTGGTGTTCCTCGGACTGAACAACATCACTCTCGACGCCCCTGACGACGAGGCCTTCGACCTGGTGATGGCGATAGCCAGCACCGGTCTGAACCGGGCTAGGATCGCAGCCGCCCTCGCCGACTGGCGATACCCCGACCCGGCGCAGAGGTCCAGTCGCTGA
- a CDS encoding CopG family transcriptional regulator: MAMTLRLTPADEQILADLADSQGVSRQEATIRAIREAAARQGHEQAVDRLSAQARSRYASLLDRLGR, encoded by the coding sequence ATGGCAATGACTCTCCGGCTCACCCCCGCTGATGAGCAGATCCTGGCCGACCTCGCCGACTCTCAGGGGGTCAGCCGTCAGGAGGCCACCATCCGGGCAATCCGCGAGGCCGCCGCCCGGCAAGGGCATGAGCAGGCTGTCGACAGGTTGTCAGCCCAAGCCCGCTCACGCTATGCCTCCTTGCTGGATCGTCTCGGACGGTGA
- a CDS encoding DUF4097 family beta strand repeat-containing protein, whose product MSAIRSSQVRDYDPEHLSSEGITHVKLDAPVGDVTINCSGTSDFTLTQQKVSEKWNLERDGDTVKVSRNSPFWPVQINLFGLFSQENEKVTLSIPEAACQQNLDADLKLSAGNLNADARFGALNMDMSAGDATLSGTASSITARLSAGNLTMNLDGTKQADLHMSAGNIKGSLSQVPEKLKIDSSAGSLELALPAGNYSVNSNVSAGHFDNQLTTDSQGTKSQVDIRMSAGDAKLTTKS is encoded by the coding sequence ATGAGCGCCATCAGATCCTCACAGGTGCGTGACTACGACCCCGAGCACCTGTCCAGCGAGGGCATCACCCACGTGAAACTGGACGCTCCCGTCGGGGATGTCACCATCAATTGCAGCGGGACCAGCGACTTCACGCTGACCCAGCAAAAGGTGTCCGAGAAATGGAATCTGGAACGCGACGGCGACACCGTCAAGGTCAGTCGCAATTCACCATTCTGGCCTGTCCAGATCAACCTGTTCGGACTGTTCTCCCAGGAGAACGAGAAGGTGACGCTCTCCATTCCCGAGGCCGCCTGCCAGCAGAACCTAGACGCTGACCTCAAGCTGAGCGCGGGAAACCTGAACGCCGATGCCCGCTTCGGCGCCCTCAACATGGACATGAGCGCAGGGGACGCGACACTCAGCGGTACAGCCAGCAGCATCACGGCCCGGCTCTCTGCCGGCAACCTCACCATGAATCTGGACGGCACCAAACAGGCCGACCTGCACATGTCCGCCGGCAATATCAAAGGCAGCCTCAGCCAAGTGCCCGAGAAGCTGAAGATCGACTCGTCCGCCGGCAGTCTCGAACTAGCCCTCCCCGCCGGCAACTACAGCGTGAACTCAAATGTCAGTGCAGGTCACTTCGACAACCAGCTGACCACCGACTCGCAGGGCACCAAAAGCCAGGTCGACATTCGCATGAGCGCAGGCGATGCCAAACTGACCACCAAGTCCTGA
- a CDS encoding response regulator has protein sequence MRILICEDSVLLREGLIRLLTEVGHEVVAALPDATDLHATLVVDAPDFCILDVRLPPTFTDEGIRAALQVREQYPELPVLVLSQYVEERYAGELIASNGGALGYLLKDRVTDVVEFLDALERIASGGVVLDPEVVAQLLTRRSHDSRLAALSERERQVLALIAEGRSNQAIAEMLYLSAASIEKHVSAIFHKLDLHVDENSNRRVLAALAHVADERNKP, from the coding sequence ATGCGCATCCTGATCTGCGAGGACTCCGTCCTGCTGCGGGAGGGACTCATCAGGCTACTCACCGAGGTCGGCCACGAGGTGGTCGCGGCCCTGCCCGACGCCACCGACCTTCATGCCACCCTGGTCGTGGATGCGCCGGACTTCTGCATCCTCGACGTCCGGCTGCCGCCGACGTTCACCGACGAGGGGATCCGCGCCGCGCTCCAGGTCCGCGAACAGTATCCCGAGCTGCCCGTGCTCGTGCTGTCCCAGTACGTCGAGGAACGCTACGCCGGTGAGCTCATCGCCTCCAACGGCGGCGCGCTCGGCTACCTCCTCAAGGACCGGGTGACCGACGTCGTCGAATTCCTGGACGCGCTCGAACGCATCGCCTCCGGCGGCGTGGTGCTCGACCCGGAGGTGGTGGCGCAGCTCCTCACCAGGCGCTCCCACGACAGCCGCCTGGCCGCCCTGAGTGAGCGTGAACGCCAGGTGCTGGCCCTGATAGCCGAGGGGCGCTCCAACCAGGCCATCGCCGAGATGCTGTACCTCTCCGCAGCCAGCATCGAGAAACACGTCTCGGCCATCTTCCACAAACTCGACCTCCATGTCGACGAGAACAGCAACCGCCGCGTGCTAGCCGCCCTGGCGCACGTCGCCGACGAAAGGAACAAGCCATGA
- a CDS encoding sensor histidine kinase: MTDSSPAPRPTRRGAGTLLFTVSHLALMGVVGNITMALVTVLLVVSIVTLPVFGLGLVFFALLACIAIGAAYFETVRVQTLYGLPRMKMRLAPRSGKGVWATLRWLLRQVISPQFWRPFSSFMLASVFGLLVVVSIPACITLIMQGAMEFDQAGLGVGVLFILGGVAALLLTPLAAYAHTVIAVNLVGRPSRKELTAAAEASSQQREGAVRAASLERTRLERDLHDGVQPRLVSIGMTLGLAQHKIETDPASARELVTEAHTSTKAAITELRQLARGIHASVLADRGLDAALSALAARSHVPVQLDMRLADRALIDNSRYREVEAAAYFIIAEALTNAAKHSHASECQVLGRLHDAGTPEARLWVRVEDNGVGGAEVQPGGGLDGITQRVRAAGGTLRLASPAGGPTTLEVSIPCAS; encoded by the coding sequence ATGACGGATTCTTCCCCGGCACCCAGGCCGACCAGACGGGGCGCCGGGACTCTACTGTTCACGGTCAGCCACCTCGCCCTGATGGGTGTGGTCGGCAACATCACCATGGCGCTGGTCACGGTGTTGCTCGTCGTCAGCATCGTGACCCTGCCTGTCTTCGGGCTCGGGCTTGTGTTTTTCGCGCTGCTGGCCTGTATCGCGATCGGCGCAGCCTATTTCGAGACTGTTCGGGTGCAGACTCTCTACGGCCTGCCCCGGATGAAGATGCGGCTGGCGCCTCGGTCCGGCAAGGGAGTCTGGGCAACACTGCGGTGGCTGCTGCGGCAGGTCATCTCGCCGCAGTTCTGGCGCCCGTTCAGCTCATTCATGCTGGCTTCTGTCTTTGGCCTTCTCGTGGTGGTCAGCATCCCGGCCTGCATCACACTGATCATGCAGGGCGCCATGGAATTTGATCAGGCGGGCCTGGGAGTTGGCGTGCTGTTCATCCTGGGAGGGGTCGCCGCGCTACTCCTCACCCCACTGGCGGCATACGCCCATACCGTGATCGCGGTGAACCTGGTGGGCCGCCCCAGCCGGAAGGAGCTGACCGCGGCGGCCGAGGCCAGCAGTCAGCAGCGCGAAGGCGCCGTCCGGGCCGCCAGCCTGGAGCGCACCCGCCTCGAACGCGACCTCCACGACGGCGTCCAGCCCCGGCTGGTCTCCATCGGAATGACGCTCGGCCTGGCCCAGCACAAGATCGAGACCGATCCGGCGAGCGCCCGCGAACTCGTCACCGAGGCCCACACATCAACGAAGGCAGCCATCACCGAGCTCAGGCAGCTCGCCCGCGGCATTCACGCCTCGGTGCTGGCTGATCGCGGGCTCGACGCCGCGCTCTCGGCGCTGGCCGCTCGCAGTCATGTGCCAGTGCAGCTGGATATGCGACTAGCTGACCGCGCTCTCATCGATAACTCCCGCTACCGCGAGGTGGAGGCTGCCGCCTATTTCATCATCGCCGAGGCCCTCACCAACGCCGCCAAGCACTCCCACGCCAGCGAATGCCAGGTGCTGGGACGGCTCCACGACGCCGGCACACCGGAGGCAAGGCTGTGGGTCCGCGTGGAGGACAACGGCGTGGGAGGCGCCGAGGTGCAGCCCGGCGGCGGGCTCGACGGAATCACCCAGCGGGTACGCGCCGCCGGCGGCACACTCCGCCTGGCAAGCCCGGCAGGCGGCCCCACCACCCTGGAGGTGAGCATCCCATGCGCATCCTGA
- a CDS encoding mycothiol transferase, whose protein sequence is MDATALLMDAAHRPVETARAVLDGISDEALHAMPGGHGNSIAWLIWHAARQWDYQLAELAGEDQVWVTGEWGGRLGIDRGAKEIGFGDSPDDVARLRVKAPAALLDYLTAVTEAFTRYAGSLSAASLDDVVDTRWDPPVTRGVRLISVIDDAVTHLGQAAYARGLVENWRIGY, encoded by the coding sequence ATGGATGCAACTGCTCTTCTCATGGACGCTGCGCACCGGCCCGTCGAGACGGCCCGAGCTGTGCTCGATGGGATCTCCGACGAGGCCCTCCACGCCATGCCCGGTGGGCACGGGAACTCGATTGCCTGGCTGATCTGGCACGCGGCCCGGCAGTGGGACTACCAGCTGGCCGAGCTTGCGGGTGAAGACCAGGTCTGGGTCACAGGGGAGTGGGGCGGCAGACTCGGCATCGACCGGGGCGCGAAGGAGATCGGCTTCGGCGACTCCCCGGACGACGTCGCCCGGCTTCGGGTGAAGGCCCCGGCGGCACTGCTCGACTACCTGACCGCCGTCACCGAGGCCTTCACCCGGTACGCTGGGAGCCTGTCAGCCGCCAGCCTCGATGACGTCGTCGACACCCGCTGGGATCCGCCGGTGACCCGTGGAGTCCGGCTCATCAGTGTCATCGACGATGCCGTCACCCACCTGGGTCAGGCTGCCTACGCCCGGGGCCTGGTCGAGAACTGGCGCATCGGGTACTGA
- a CDS encoding DUF417 family protein, with the protein MSDNQSSAKPASSSVLTRLAEAITRLDRFALLMLRLGVAVVFLWIGGLKWFKYEADGIVPFIANSPFMRWMIGDPGNYKSHMNAEGALIEANRSWHEANGTYTVGIFIGVTICLIGVLILAHYLHPTLGMLGAIGVIGFTIVTLSFLVTTPEVWVAAPKDGIADADLGFPYLNGRGRLVIKDCIQLGAGFVLLVDSARAFLKRRQLSAN; encoded by the coding sequence ATGTCCGACAACCAGTCCAGCGCCAAGCCGGCTTCCAGCTCTGTCCTCACCCGGCTGGCCGAGGCGATAACCAGGCTCGACCGATTCGCCCTGCTGATGCTCCGCCTCGGTGTGGCCGTCGTTTTCCTGTGGATCGGCGGTCTGAAGTGGTTCAAGTACGAGGCTGACGGGATCGTGCCGTTCATTGCGAACTCGCCGTTCATGAGATGGATGATCGGCGACCCTGGGAACTACAAATCCCACATGAACGCCGAGGGCGCGCTCATCGAGGCCAACCGCTCCTGGCATGAGGCTAACGGCACCTATACGGTGGGGATCTTCATCGGCGTCACCATCTGCCTGATCGGTGTGCTGATCCTGGCGCACTACCTGCACCCGACCCTGGGGATGCTGGGGGCCATCGGGGTGATCGGCTTCACCATCGTGACCCTGTCCTTCCTGGTCACCACCCCGGAGGTGTGGGTTGCGGCCCCCAAGGACGGCATCGCTGACGCCGACCTCGGTTTCCCCTACCTGAACGGCCGCGGACGGCTGGTGATCAAGGACTGCATCCAGCTGGGTGCAGGTTTCGTCCTGCTGGTCGACTCCGCGCGCGCCTTCCTGAAGCGCAGGCAACTGAGCGCGAACTGA
- a CDS encoding 3' terminal RNA ribose 2'-O-methyltransferase Hen1 produces the protein MLLTLTSTAHDADDLGYLLHKHPDRVQQRDLPGGVATVFYPESGPGRCTVALLVEVDPVALVRGTHKDSFALGQYVNDRPYAAASLLAVALGRLFGTAMNGRCDACPDLVGVPLPLSVRISALRTSPELARRLFAPLGWQVETEEVPLAEGFDWGTAPHIGLTLTGEQRLADALSHLYVLLPALDGVKHYWVSRDEVDKLLRRGERWLAAHPERDLITRRYLVARDLSEDALARLDALDDAAPGAAAPEEIVPADDARPLRLDRRDAVLTVLREVGAHRVVDLGCGEGFYLRALLDDPAFTEILGVDVSARELERAEQRLARLPDRQRERIRLRQSSATYRDDELTGFDAMLLVEVIEHLDPDRLGALEVNVFGHARSRHVVVTTPNAEYNARYEIPEGQFRHPDHRFEFTRGQFRQWAERVAGEYGYRVETRPAGPSDPELGSPTQLALLTLEVPHD, from the coding sequence GTGCTTCTGACTCTCACCTCGACGGCTCACGACGCCGATGACCTCGGCTACCTGCTGCACAAACACCCTGACCGGGTGCAGCAGCGCGACCTGCCGGGTGGCGTCGCCACTGTGTTCTACCCCGAATCGGGGCCCGGGCGCTGCACAGTCGCGCTGCTGGTCGAGGTCGACCCCGTGGCCCTGGTGCGTGGCACCCACAAGGACTCCTTCGCCCTCGGCCAGTACGTCAACGACCGGCCTTATGCTGCGGCGTCATTGCTGGCGGTCGCACTCGGACGACTGTTCGGAACTGCAATGAATGGGCGTTGCGACGCTTGTCCCGACCTGGTCGGGGTGCCGCTGCCTCTCAGCGTCCGGATTTCCGCGCTGCGGACCTCACCCGAGCTGGCGCGACGCCTGTTCGCACCCCTGGGATGGCAGGTCGAGACTGAGGAGGTCCCCCTGGCTGAAGGGTTCGACTGGGGGACAGCCCCGCACATCGGCCTAACCCTGACCGGTGAGCAGCGCCTGGCCGATGCGCTGAGCCATCTCTACGTCCTGCTGCCCGCCCTGGATGGCGTCAAGCACTACTGGGTCAGCCGTGACGAGGTGGACAAACTGCTGCGCCGTGGCGAGCGCTGGCTGGCCGCCCACCCCGAACGCGACCTGATCACCCGCCGCTACCTCGTGGCCCGGGACCTGAGCGAGGATGCTCTCGCCCGTCTCGACGCCCTGGATGATGCTGCTCCCGGGGCGGCAGCACCGGAGGAGATTGTCCCGGCTGATGACGCTCGCCCGCTGCGGCTGGACCGCCGCGACGCGGTGTTGACCGTGCTGCGTGAGGTGGGCGCGCACCGCGTCGTCGATCTCGGCTGCGGCGAAGGTTTCTACCTGCGGGCGCTGCTCGACGACCCCGCGTTCACCGAGATCCTGGGCGTCGACGTGTCCGCGCGCGAGCTGGAACGTGCGGAGCAGCGCCTGGCTCGGCTACCCGACCGGCAGCGGGAACGGATCCGGCTCCGCCAGTCATCGGCCACCTACCGCGACGACGAGCTGACGGGCTTTGACGCCATGCTGCTGGTCGAGGTGATCGAGCACCTCGACCCAGACCGGCTGGGTGCCCTGGAGGTCAACGTCTTCGGGCATGCAAGGTCGCGTCACGTCGTTGTGACAACACCCAACGCCGAGTACAACGCGCGCTACGAGATCCCCGAGGGGCAGTTCCGCCATCCGGACCACCGGTTCGAGTTCACGCGCGGCCAGTTCCGGCAGTGGGCTGAGCGCGTCGCCGGGGAATACGGCTACCGGGTGGAGACCCGGCCGGCCGGGCCATCCGACCCGGAGCTCGGCTCACCCACCCAGCTGGCGCTGCTCACCCTGGAGGTCCCGCATGACTGA